The nucleotide window GACTGTGTGGAGGTGTGGGATCTGGTCTCCGGCCGCACCCGCCATATCGCGCTGGGCACCCACGCCAACAAACACGGGCAGGTCATCGGCACCAACGCGGGCGGCGGCTATGCGACCTTCCCCGGCGTCGTCGGCACGGCCGTCAGCAAGGTCTGCGACCTGGAGATCGCCCGTACGGGCCTGCTGGAGCGCCACGCCGACGCCGCCGGGCTGCGCTTCGTCACCGCGACCGTCGAGGCCACCAACCGCGCGGGCTACTACCCCGGCGCCCGCCCGATGCACGTCAAGATGCTCGCCGAGCGCCGTACGGGACGGCTGCTGGGCGTGCAGATCGTCGGTCGTGAGGGCGCCGGCAAGCGCGTGGACGTCGCGGCGGTCGCGCTCACAGCCGGGATGACCGTGGAGCAGATGACCGCCCTCGACCTCGGTTACGCCCCGCCGTTCTCCCCGGTCTGGGACCCCGTGCTGGTGGCCGCCCGCAAGGCGACCCGGGCCGTACGGGAGGCCGGGGACTGACGGTTGACGGGCGGGGGCCGGCCGGTGGGGCGGCTCCGCTCAGCGGGCCGTCTGCGTGTGGACGTACTCGACGAGGCGGGTCAGCGCGTCCGGTTCGGTGGTGGGCAGCACGCCGTGGCCGAGGTTGAAGATGTGCCCCTCCAGACCGGCGGCCGCGTCGAGGACCTCACGGGCCTTGGTCTCGACGGCCTCGCGGGGAGCGAAGAGCACGGCCGGGTCGATGTTGCCCTGGAGCGCCTTGCCGGGGCCGACGCGGCGGGCCGCCTCGTCCAGCGGGACGCGCCAGTCGGCGCCGACGACGTCCGCGCCCGCCTCGCCCATCAGGCCGAGGAGTTCACCGGTGCCCACACCGAAGTGGATGCGCGGGACACCCAGGCCCTCGACCGCGCGGAACACCTTGGCGGAGGCCGGCATCACGCTGCGGCGGTAGTCGGCCGGCGAGAGCGCGCCCACCCAGGAGTCGAAGAGCTGCACCGCGCTCGCCCCGGCCTCGATCTGGACCTTGAGGAAGGCCGAGGTGATGTCGGCCAGGCGGTCCAGAAGGTCGGCCCACAGCTGCGGGTCGCCGTACATGAGGGCCTTGGTGCGCTCGTGGTTGCGCGACGGGCCGCCCTCGACGAGGTAGCTGGCGAGCGTGAAGGGCGCGCCGGCGAAGCCGATGAGGGGCGTACCGCCGAGCTCGCGGACGAGCATGCCCATGGCCTCGGTGACGTAGGAGACGTCGCCGGGCTCCAGGTCGCGCAGCTGCGCGAGGTCGGCACGGGTGCGGATCGGGTTCTCGACGACGGGGCCGACACCGGGCTTGATGTCGAGGTCGACGCCGATGGCCTTGAGGGGGACGACGATGTCGCTGAAGTAGATCGCGGCGTCGACGTTGTGGCGGCGCACGGGCTGCAGCGTGATCTCGGTGACCAGCTCGGGCCGCATGCAGGAGTCGAGCATCGCGATGCCCTCGCGGACCTTGCGGTACTCGGGAAGTGAGCGCCCGGCCTGGCGCATGAACCACACCGGGGTGTGCGGCACCGGCTCCCGTCGGCACGCCTTGAGGAAAGCCGAGTCGTACGTAGCGGTCTGCTGCTGGCCCGTGGCCTGGTTGTTGGCGCTCACGCACCAAATCTTCGCACGCCGGGCCGGCGTGCGATTTCGGCGGGTGGCCGATATCTCCGCATGTGCCCGAAGGCACCTCCGAACGGGCGACGCGCGCACCGGGTGTCCTCCCCGTATGCGGGCCCGGTTCCGCCTAATCTTCCGGGCATGGCTGCGGCTCATGAACACCTCGCGGACGGCGCGGACGAGGCCCCGATCCCCTTCCGTCAGGCGGTCGAAGCGCTCCGCGCGGCCCGACTGCGGCCGGAGATCGAAATCGATCCGACGCCCGCGCCGAAGCGGCTCGCCCCGTTCGCGTACGCCCTGGAAGCGGCGGTCGTCGAGCGCGGCGCGGGCCCGGACGGCGAGGACCGGGATCTGGCGGACGGACGGCTGGTGGTGCTGCACAACCCGGCCGGTGACGACACCTGGCAGGGCGCCTTCCGGGTGGTGACCCTGGCGCGGGCGGAGCTGGAGCCGGAGATGGGCAGCGATCCGCTGTTGCCGGAGGTGTCGTGGTCGTGGCTGACGGGCGCACTGGAGGCGCGCGGGGTGCACTACGGCGCGCCGAGCGGAACGGTGACGCGGGCCGGCTCGTACTACTTCGGCGGGCTCGCGGCGCGTGAACCCGCGACCCAGATCGAGATCCGGGCCTCGTGGACGCCGAGCGAGGGCGCCGGCGGGGTGCCGGATCTGGCGGCGCATCTGGCGGCGTGGTGCGATCTGCTGTGCCAGGTGGCGGGCCTGCCGCCGGCCACGCTCGACATGCCTCCGCGCGGCGGGGTCGTCCCGCTCCCCCAGCGTCGCGGCGCACAGCCCCGCTGAGCTGCGCTTTTCCCCTCCGGTCCGGTGTGCGCCGACAGCGCCCCGCACCGCCGACCGGGGTCATCGTCCACGGCCGGACGGGCGTCGCGCCCGTCCGGCCGTCTTGCGGGGACGACGAGGAGGCGGCGCCGCACCGCATCGCGTACGGCTTTGATCATCTTGGTGCACACCGGGTGCGCAACTGTGATCGATCACGCATCCGATTTGCCCGAATTGCCCCTAACTAAATCGTGATCAAAGTCTAAAGTCCCGCCGGATTGCTGCCGAAGAGGTCAGTGACCCTTCAAACACGGATCATTCCGGCTCCCCCCAGCCGGCTCCGTCCTCGCCACTCCCCCCAGGAGGCCCGGTGTCTGTTCTCCTCGAGCAACCTTCGAGCCTGGTCGCCTACCGCCCGAACAAGCCGACGGCCATGGTCGTCGTGGCCGACCCTCGCGTCCGCTCCACCGTCACCCGCCACCTGTGGGCCCTCGGAGTGCGGGATGTCATCGAGGCGTCGTCCATCGCGGAGGCCCGTCCCCGCGTCGGCAACCCGCGCGACATCTGCGTGGCCGACGTCCACCTTCCCGACGGCTCCGGCCTGACCCTCCTGTCCGAGACCCGGGCGGCGGGCTGGCCCAACGGCCTCGCACTGTCCGCGGCCGACGACATCGGCGCCGTACGCAACGCCCTGGCGGGCGGCGTCAAGGGCTACGTCGTCACCGGCACCCGTACCAATCTGGGCATCCCCGGCCGTCCCGGCACCTCGCCGATCGGCGCCAACGCGGCCCGTATGCAGCGCCGCCCCCCGGGTGCCCCTGGGCACCCCGGTGGCTACCGCGAGCTGTCGGGCCGTGAGGTCGAGGTATTGCGGCTGGTGGCGGAGGGCCAGTCCAACAAGGCCATCGGCGTCTCGATGGGGCTCTCGGCGCTGACCGTCAAGAGCCACCTCGCCCGTATCGCCCGCAAGCTCGGCACCGGGGACCGGGCCGGAATGGTGGCGGTCGCACTGCGCACCGGCATCATCCACTGACCGCTCACCCGACCGGCCCGCCCGTCGAGGGAACGTTCCCTCGACGGGCGACGTGCATACACAGATACCCTTGACTGGTGACCGACGCCCAAAACACCGCAGCAGAGACGACACTGCGAGCACCCGGAGACTCGCCTCCGGACCCCCGACCGGCGCCGGTCCCTCTCCTGGAGCCCCGCGAGGGCATCCCCCCGGTGGTCGCCACCGACGAGGCACTCGCCGAGGTCGTGGCCGCCTTCGCGGGCGGTACGGGCCCGGTGGCCGTCGACGCCGAGCGGGCCTCGGGCTATCGCTACGGCCAGCGTGCCTACCTCGTGCAGCTGCGCCGCGAGGGGGCCGGCAGCGCGCTGATCGACCCGGTCGGCTGTCCCGACCTGTCGGGGCTGGGGGAGGCGATCGGCGACGCCGAGTGGGTGCTGCACGCCGCCACCCAGGACCTTCCGTGCCTGCGTGACATAGGAATGGTCCCCACCCGGCTGTTCGACACCGAGCTGGCCGGACGGCTGGCCGGCTTCGCCCGGGTCGGCCTGGGTGCCATGGTCGAGAACGTCCTCGGCTTCGCCCTGGAGAAGGGCCACTCCGCCGTCGACTGGTCCACCCGCCCGCTGCCCGAGCCGTGGCTGCGCTATGCCGCGCTCGACGTCGAGCTGCTGGTGGACCTGCGCGACGCGCTGGAGGAGGAGCTGACCCGGCAGGGGAAGCTGGAGTGGGCCCAACAGGAGTTCGCCGCGATCGCCGCCGCTCCCCCGCCGCCGCCCCGCAAGGACCCCTGGCGCCGTACCTCCGGGATGCACAAGGTCCGCCGGCGGCGTCAGATGGCGGTCGTACGTGAGCTGTGGACGGCCCGTGACCAGGTCGCCCAGCGGCGGGACGTCTCGCCCGGCAAGGTGCTCGGGGACGCCGCGATCGTGGAGGCGGCGCTGAATCTGCCGCCGAACAGCCATGCGCTGGCCGCGCTTCCCGGCTTCGGCCACCGCATGGGCCGCCGGCAGCTGGAGCAGTGGCAGGCCGCCGTCGACCGCGCCCGCGCGCTGGCCGAGAGCGAGCTGCCGCAGCCCGGCCAGCCGCTCAACGGGCCGCCGCCGCCGCGCGCCTGGGCCGACAAGGACCCGGCCGCCGCGGCCCGGCTGTCGGCCGCCCGCGCGTCCGTCACCGCGCTCGCCGAGCGCCTGAATCTCCCGCAGGAGAACCTCATCACCCCGGACACGGTGCGCCGGCTGTGCTGGGAGCCGCCGGAGCTGCCGACGGCCGCGTCGGTCGCCGAGGTGCTGGCCGGCCACGGTGCGCGCCCCTGGCAGATCGAGCAGGTCACGCCGATCCTCACCGAGGCACTGCAGGCGGACGCGGACTGACGCACCCGTCCCGGGCCGGACGAGAAGGCCGGCCCGGGACGCGCGGTGTGCCGGTCAGCTCTGCTCGACGTGCATCCACAGGACCTTGCGGCTGGTGGCGTCGATCTCGTAGGACGTCTCGTTCCAGTCGGTGGTGCTCACCACGCCCACGGCCCAGGCCGGGGTGCCGTTGTTGCCGTGGTCGGAGTTGCCGAGTTCGACGGAGGTGACGGTGCCCTTCGTCTTCTCGGTCGCCGTCTGTGCGGCCTGCTGGGCGGTGACGGTGGCCTTGGACAGCCGGGCGGCCAGCTGCTGCTTGTCGCCGGAGGCGTCCGACTCGGTCTGCGGCCGGCCGGCCTTGCCGGTGCGCGCGTCCACGCGGACATCGCTCACCGTCCCGTCGGAGGTGGCGACCGCGGTGTTCCAGTACGGGTTGGTGGGCGTCCCCTTGAGCTCCGCGGCGATCGGCTCCGAGGCCGGGACCGCCGCGACCGCGGCCTTCAGCGCCTGCGCGTAGTCCACCGTGGCGCTGGGGATCAGGGCCTTGCGCTGGGCCTGGGCCGCGCTGAGCGAGCTGCTCGGCGAGGCGGGGGCCGAGGCGGGCACCGGACGCTTGGGGCTTCCGGTGTCGTTCTTGGCCGCGTTTCCACAGCCCGACACCAGGGCGCCGGCGGCGACGACCGCACAGACCAGGCCGATCGCGCGCGGCACCGCCAGCTGTGCGTGCCGGGCCACGACATCACTCCTCTTCGTCTCCATGCGGTCACTTTAAGTGTGCAATGGGGCGAATTACGCCAAGACCCGGCGGTATTCGGCCCTTTTCGCTCCCTTCCTGGGGCCACCCACCGGCCGGACACCGGGGTGCCGTCCGGCGTTCGAGGCCGCCATCCGGTGTGACCTTCACCGCTCCGGCCGGTGGGGGTGTGCAGCTTGGTTACCCGTAAGTAGCATGTCGGTGTGAAGCGTCCCCCGGGGCGCCCCGCAGCAGTGCCACCCCGCACCTGGAGGAGAGCCAACGTGCCTCGTACCGCTAGGGACGTCGTCTTCGTCGACGGCGTCCGCACCCCGTTCGGCAAGGCGGGCCCGAAGGGCATCTACCACGAGACCCGCGCCGACGATCTCGTCGTGAAGGCCATCCGGGAGCTGCTGCGCCGCAACCCGGCCCTGGACCCCGCGAAGATCGACGAGGTCGCCATCGCCGCCACCACCCAGATCGGTGACCAGGGCCTGACCCTCGGCCGGACCGCCGGCATCCTCGCCGGCCTGCCGCAGTCGGTTCCCGGCTACTCCATCGACCGCATGTGTGCCGGTGCGCTGACCGCCGTCACCGCCACCGCCGGCTCCATCGCCTTCGGTGCGTACGACGCCGTCATCGCCGGCGGTGTCGAGCACATGGGGCGCCACCCCATGGGCGAGGCCGTCGACCCGAACCCGCGGTTCGTGAGCGAGAAGCTCGTCGACCAGTCCGCGCTGTTCATGGGCATGACCGCGGAGAACCTCCACGACCGCTACCCGCACATCACCAAGCAGCGCGCCGACGAGTACGCCGTGCGCTCGCAGGAGAAGGCGGCGAAGGCGTACGCGAACGGGAAGATCCAGCAGGACCTGGTCCCGATCTCGGTGCGCAACACCAACGCCGAGATCGGCGAGACCGGCTGGGGCCTGGTGACCGCCGACGAGCCGATGCGCCCGGGGACCACCCTGGAGAACCTCGCCGGTCTCAAGACGCCGTTCCGTACGCACGGCCGCGTCACCGCCGGTAACGCCGCCGGTCTCAACGACGGCGCCACGGCCTCGATCCTCGCCTCCGAGGACTTCGCCCGGGAGCACGACCTCCCGGTCAAGATGCGCCTGGTCTCCTACGCCTTCGCGGGCGTCGAGCCCGAGGTCATGGGCTACGGTCCGATCCCGGCCACCGAGAAGGCCCTCGCCAAGGCGGGTCTGGGCATCGGTGACATCGGCCTGTTCGAGGTCAACGAGGCGTTCGCCGTGCAGGTGCTCGCCTTCCTCGACCACTACGGCATCGCTGACGACGACGCGCGCGTCAACCAGTACGGCGGCGCCATCGCCTTCGGCCACCCGCTGGCCTCCTCCGGCGTCCGGCTGATGACCCAGCTGGCCCGCCAGTTCGAGGAGCAGCCGCAGGTCCGCTACGGCCTGACCACCATGTGCGTCGGCTTCGGCATGGGCGCCACGGTCATCTGGGAGAACCCGCACTTCGAGTCCGACGGAGGCAGCAAGTGAGCACCCCCACCACCGCCGAACTTCTGAAGGGCGCGGCCGAGCTGTTCCCGGACGAGGTCGTCACCCAGGCGCACGTCCGCCACCTCGATCTGCCGTACGGCGCGGGCAAGTTCGCGCTGATCACGCTGGACAACGGCTTCGACCACACCAAGCCGACCACCTTCGGCCCGGGCTCGCTGGCGAACCTCAACGCCGCGATCGACCAGGTCGAGAAGGAGGCCGCGGACGGCGACATCGTCGGCGTCGGCCTCACCGGCAAGCCGTTCATCTTCGCCGTCGGCGCCGACCTCAAGGGCGTCGAGCTGCTGAAGAACCACGAGGACGCGCTGGCCATCGGCAAGGGCGGCCACGAGGTCTTCAAGCGGCTGTCCGCGCTCGCCGTACCGACCTTCGCGTACTACAACGGTGCCGCGATGGGCGGTGGCGTCGAGGCCGGTCTGCACTGCTCCTACCGCACCGTCTCCAAGGCGCTGCCGGCCTTCTCGCTGCCCGAGGTCTTCCTCGGTCTCGTCCCGGGCTGGGGCGGCTGTGCGCTGCTGCCGAACCTCATCGGCGCGGACAAGGCCGTCTCGGTCATCATCGAGAACTCGCTCAACCAGAACAAGCAGCTCAAGGGCAAGCAGGTCTTCGACCTCGGCATCGCGGACGCGATCTTCGAGGGTGCGGACTTCCTGGAGCAGTCGCTGATCTGGACCGCGCACGTCCTCAAGGGCGACGTGACCGTCGAGCGCCCCGAGATCGACCGCGGCGAGGCCTGGGACCAGGCCGTCGCCAAGGGCAAGTTCATCGCCGACGGCAAGGTGCACGGCGCCGCCCCGGCCGCCTACCGTGCGCTGGACATCATCGCCGCCGCCAAGAGCGGTGATCTGCAGGCCGGTTTCGACGCCGAGGACCAGGCGCTCGCCGACCTGATCATGGGCGGTGAACTCCGCGCCGGCATCTACTCGTTCAACCTGGTGCAGAAGCGCGCCAAGCGCCCCGCCGGCGCCCCGGACAAGAAGCTCGCGCGCCCGGTCAGCAAGGTCGGTGTCGTCGGCGCCGGTCTGATGGCCTCGCAGCTCGCGCTGCTCTTCCTGCGCCGCCTCGAGGTGCCGGTCGTGCTGACCGACATCGACCAGGCGCGCGTCGACAAGGGTGTGGGCTACGTCCACGCCGAGATCGACAAGCTGCTCG belongs to Streptomyces sp. NBC_01454 and includes:
- the hemE gene encoding uroporphyrinogen decarboxylase, with product MSANNQATGQQQTATYDSAFLKACRREPVPHTPVWFMRQAGRSLPEYRKVREGIAMLDSCMRPELVTEITLQPVRRHNVDAAIYFSDIVVPLKAIGVDLDIKPGVGPVVENPIRTRADLAQLRDLEPGDVSYVTEAMGMLVRELGGTPLIGFAGAPFTLASYLVEGGPSRNHERTKALMYGDPQLWADLLDRLADITSAFLKVQIEAGASAVQLFDSWVGALSPADYRRSVMPASAKVFRAVEGLGVPRIHFGVGTGELLGLMGEAGADVVGADWRVPLDEAARRVGPGKALQGNIDPAVLFAPREAVETKAREVLDAAAGLEGHIFNLGHGVLPTTEPDALTRLVEYVHTQTAR
- a CDS encoding DUF3000 domain-containing protein, whose product is MAAAHEHLADGADEAPIPFRQAVEALRAARLRPEIEIDPTPAPKRLAPFAYALEAAVVERGAGPDGEDRDLADGRLVVLHNPAGDDTWQGAFRVVTLARAELEPEMGSDPLLPEVSWSWLTGALEARGVHYGAPSGTVTRAGSYYFGGLAAREPATQIEIRASWTPSEGAGGVPDLAAHLAAWCDLLCQVAGLPPATLDMPPRGGVVPLPQRRGAQPR
- a CDS encoding response regulator transcription factor, yielding MSVLLEQPSSLVAYRPNKPTAMVVVADPRVRSTVTRHLWALGVRDVIEASSIAEARPRVGNPRDICVADVHLPDGSGLTLLSETRAAGWPNGLALSAADDIGAVRNALAGGVKGYVVTGTRTNLGIPGRPGTSPIGANAARMQRRPPGAPGHPGGYRELSGREVEVLRLVAEGQSNKAIGVSMGLSALTVKSHLARIARKLGTGDRAGMVAVALRTGIIH
- a CDS encoding ribonuclease D, yielding MTDAQNTAAETTLRAPGDSPPDPRPAPVPLLEPREGIPPVVATDEALAEVVAAFAGGTGPVAVDAERASGYRYGQRAYLVQLRREGAGSALIDPVGCPDLSGLGEAIGDAEWVLHAATQDLPCLRDIGMVPTRLFDTELAGRLAGFARVGLGAMVENVLGFALEKGHSAVDWSTRPLPEPWLRYAALDVELLVDLRDALEEELTRQGKLEWAQQEFAAIAAAPPPPPRKDPWRRTSGMHKVRRRRQMAVVRELWTARDQVAQRRDVSPGKVLGDAAIVEAALNLPPNSHALAALPGFGHRMGRRQLEQWQAAVDRARALAESELPQPGQPLNGPPPPRAWADKDPAAAARLSAARASVTALAERLNLPQENLITPDTVRRLCWEPPELPTAASVAEVLAGHGARPWQIEQVTPILTEALQADAD
- a CDS encoding PepSY domain-containing protein is translated as METKRSDVVARHAQLAVPRAIGLVCAVVAAGALVSGCGNAAKNDTGSPKRPVPASAPASPSSSLSAAQAQRKALIPSATVDYAQALKAAVAAVPASEPIAAELKGTPTNPYWNTAVATSDGTVSDVRVDARTGKAGRPQTESDASGDKQQLAARLSKATVTAQQAAQTATEKTKGTVTSVELGNSDHGNNGTPAWAVGVVSTTDWNETSYEIDATSRKVLWMHVEQS
- a CDS encoding thiolase family protein, whose translation is MPRTARDVVFVDGVRTPFGKAGPKGIYHETRADDLVVKAIRELLRRNPALDPAKIDEVAIAATTQIGDQGLTLGRTAGILAGLPQSVPGYSIDRMCAGALTAVTATAGSIAFGAYDAVIAGGVEHMGRHPMGEAVDPNPRFVSEKLVDQSALFMGMTAENLHDRYPHITKQRADEYAVRSQEKAAKAYANGKIQQDLVPISVRNTNAEIGETGWGLVTADEPMRPGTTLENLAGLKTPFRTHGRVTAGNAAGLNDGATASILASEDFAREHDLPVKMRLVSYAFAGVEPEVMGYGPIPATEKALAKAGLGIGDIGLFEVNEAFAVQVLAFLDHYGIADDDARVNQYGGAIAFGHPLASSGVRLMTQLARQFEEQPQVRYGLTTMCVGFGMGATVIWENPHFESDGGSK
- a CDS encoding 3-hydroxyacyl-CoA dehydrogenase NAD-binding domain-containing protein — translated: MSTPTTAELLKGAAELFPDEVVTQAHVRHLDLPYGAGKFALITLDNGFDHTKPTTFGPGSLANLNAAIDQVEKEAADGDIVGVGLTGKPFIFAVGADLKGVELLKNHEDALAIGKGGHEVFKRLSALAVPTFAYYNGAAMGGGVEAGLHCSYRTVSKALPAFSLPEVFLGLVPGWGGCALLPNLIGADKAVSVIIENSLNQNKQLKGKQVFDLGIADAIFEGADFLEQSLIWTAHVLKGDVTVERPEIDRGEAWDQAVAKGKFIADGKVHGAAPAAYRALDIIAAAKSGDLQAGFDAEDQALADLIMGGELRAGIYSFNLVQKRAKRPAGAPDKKLARPVSKVGVVGAGLMASQLALLFLRRLEVPVVLTDIDQARVDKGVGYVHAEIDKLLGKGRINQDKANRLKALVSGVLDKAEGFSDADFIIEAVFEEIGVKQQVFAEVEAVAPAHAVLATNTSSLSVTEMASKLKHPERVVGFHFFNPVAILPLLEIVRGEKTDDASLATAFGVAKTLKKTAVLVKDAPAFVVNRILTRFMGEIQNVIDEGTPVEVAEKAIEPLGLPMSPLVLLELVGPAIGLHVSETLNRSFPERFTVSPNLKAVVEAGKRGFYVYDSGKPELDPEVAALLKQGDSVLTEDQVRDRVLDAVAQEIGLMLDEGVVAEAQDVDLCLITGAGWPFHLGGITPYLDRAGVSERVRGKKFLAPGIASVPA